The Thermacetogenium phaeum DSM 12270 genome segment TCCTCGGATTTCGCCAGATCCTTGATTTCCTCTTTTAATTTATCGAAATTGCGCTCCAGCAGATCGGCGGGGCGGCAGGTGATGGGCTGTTCATCCCCGATGATCAGTCGCCGCACCTCTTCATCGATCTTCCCGGGCGGCTTTCCGTAAAAGCCCCGCACGTAATCCTTCACCTGCTGAGGCACCATCTTGTAGCGTTCACCGGTCAAAACATTGAACACAGCCTGGATACCGACGATCTGGCTGGTAGGCGTCACTAATGGAGGATAGCCCAGGTCAGCCCGCACCCTCGGTATCTCCTCCAACACCTCGCCGATGCGGTGCAGGGCCTTCTGCTCCTCCAGCTGGCTCACCAGATTGCTGATCATTCCACCAGGAACCTGATGGTCGAAAACCTTCATGTCGGAAATCCTGGTAACCCCACGCTCAAAGCCTCGCTTGCGCCGCAGCTCCTCCCAATAGTTCGAGATCTCAAAGAGCAGATGCAGGTCAAGGCCGGTATCCCAGGGAGTGCCCTGCAGCGCCCGAACCAGGGTCTCTACCGGAGGCTGCGAGGAACCAAAAGCCAAAGGCCCCGAACAGGCATCAAAAACATCTACTCCCGCTTCTACTGCCTTCAAGCAGGCTCCGATGGCCATTCCTCCGATATAATGGGTGTGCAGCTGAATGGGAACATCGAGCTTCTCCTTGAGCAAGGAAACCAGCTCATAGGCCACATAAGGGGCAATCATCCCGGCCATGTCCTTAATGCAGATGGAATCGGCTCCTAAGTCCTGCAGGCGGAGGGCCGTCTCCAGGTAGTGCTCGTTGGTGTGCACAGGGCTAAGGGTGTAAACGACACACGCCTGAAGGTGTTTACCTGTCTTTTTGACCGCCCGCATCGGCACCTCCAGGTTGCGCACGTCATTCAGGGCATCGAAGACGCGGAAGATGTCTATTCCCACTTCGGCAGCCTTATCAACGAAGGCCTCCACCACATCGTCGGGATAATTGGCATATCCGACCAGGT includes the following:
- the accB gene encoding acetyl-CoA carboxylase biotin carboxyl carrier protein, whose amino-acid sequence is MEGPKITDTTLRDAHQSLWATRMRTEDMVPVLEKLDEVGYFSLEMWGGATFDVCIRYLNEDPWDRIRIIKKHVKKTPLQMLLRGQNLVGYANYPDDVVEAFVDKAAEVGIDIFRVFDALNDVRNLEVPMRAVKKTGKHLQACVVYTLSPVHTNEHYLETALRLQDLGADSICIKDMAGMIAPYVAYELVSLLKEKLDVPIQLHTHYIGGMAIGACLKAVEAGVDVFDACSGPLAFGSSQPPVETLVRALQGTPWDTGLDLHLLFEISNYWEELRRKRGFERGVTRISDMKVFDHQVPGGMISNLVSQLEEQKALHRIGEVLEEIPRVRADLGYPPLVTPTSQIVGIQAVFNVLTGERYKMVPQQVKDYVRGFYGKPPGKIDEEVRRLIIGDEQPITCRPADLLERNFDKLKEEIKDLAKSEEDYLTYALFPAVARKFFEYREKVRKGEVQPAPVDEPAVKPASGEPAVKQTAAGGKQQASRTPREDGKMMIEDIKDFIKLINETDINELEVETPGMRLNIRKGITGSSTGNSSRAPIYEEAGRADAPEAAEPAPTQERRDNLVEVVAPMVGTFYRAPAPGAPPFVDVGSKVKKGDTLCIIEAMKLMNEIEAECDGEIVEILVENAQPVEYGQVLFLIASEG